In Fusarium oxysporum f. sp. lycopersici 4287 chromosome 6, whole genome shotgun sequence, a single window of DNA contains:
- a CDS encoding amidase, protein MSVQEYAESLLERIKARDEDVKAWAYLDKKRVLQEARRLDKIPKKKRGPLHGLPIAVKDVIYTKDMPTQFNSPLYDGHFPATDAASVRILRHAGALIFGKTTTTEFAAIHVGPKTHNPHDPLRTPGGSSSGSGAAVADFQAPVALGTQTGGSMIRPASFNGIYGFKPTWNSVSREGQKIYALMYDTLGWYGRCVEDLVLLADVFALQDDEDEDRSFQGIVGARFAICKTSIWPMAGPGTQDALARAADLLRSHGAEVHELELPSAFDDVPEWYRIGLHTEGRTSFLPEYRVGKDQIGQVLIEHVENSDNFTRKTQLMASDKLAAMRPVFDFIASQYAAIITPSVPDEAPVGLESTGSHVFCAMWSGLHVPVLNVPGFKGDHGMPIGLSLVAPRYRDRHLLEVGKAVGEIFEAEGGWETKIE, encoded by the exons ATGTCAGTCCAAGAGTATGCTGAGTCTTTACTTGAGAGGATCAAGGCACGCGATGAAGACGTCAAAGCTTGGGCATACCTGGACAAGAAGAGGGTCCTGCAGGAAGCAAGACGTCTAGATAAGATCCCCAAGAAAAAGAGAGGACCTCTTCATGGACTTCCAATCGCTGTGAAGGATGTCATTTACACGAAAG ACATGCCTACTCAGTTCAACTCGCCACTATACGATGGGCATTTTCCCGCGACAGATGCCGCTTCTGTACGAATTCTTCGTCATGCTGGTGCCCTTATCTTCG GTAAAACAACTACCACCGAGTTCGCTGCTATCCATGTCGGCCCCAAGACCCACAATCCTCATGACCCTCTACGCACTCCGGGCGGATCATCCAGCGGCTCCGGAGCCGCTGTTGCCGATTTCCAAGCCCCCGTGGCCCTTGGGACACAGACAGGCGGATCCATGATTCGTCCTGCATCATTCAATGGGATTTATGGGTTCAAACCAACCTGGAACTCCGTCTCTCGCGAGGGTCAGAAAATATACGCTCTGATGTACGACACTCTTGGATGGTATGGACGATGTGTCGAAGATCTGGTCCTTCTGGCCGACGTCTTTGCTCTtcaagatgacgaagacgaggatcGTTCTTTCCAAGGCATCGTAGGGGCACGTTTCGCAATCTGTAAGACGAGCATCTGGCCCATGGCTGGTCCTGGAACCCAAGATGCTCTCGCCCGCGCTGCAGATCTTCTTAGATCCCATGGCGCAGAAGTAcatgagcttgagcttccttCGGCATTCGATGATGTGCCAGAGTGGTATCGTATTGGGCTTCACACCGAGGGCCGTACCTCTTTCCTACCAGAGTATAGAGTTGGAAAAGACCAAATCGGCCAAGTCTTGATTGAGCACGTCGAGAACTCCGACAATTTCACTCGCAAGACGCAACTGATGGCTAGCGACAAATTGGCTGCCATGAGGCCTGTCTTCGACTTTATTGCCTCGCAGTATGCAGCAATCATCACGCCGAGTGTACCAGATGAGGCCCCCGTTGGTCTGGAGAGTACAGGAAGCCATGTTTTTTGCGCGATGTGGAGC GGCCTTCATGTCCCAGTCCTGAATGTGCCAGGCTTCAAGGGTGACCACGGCATGCCCATCGGCCTCTCCCTCGTCGCACCACGATATCGCGACCGTCACCTCTTGGAGGTCGGTAAAGCGGTCGGTGAAATCTTCGAAGCCGAAGGCGGTTGGGAGACGAAGATCGAGTAA
- a CDS encoding hypothetical protein (At least one base has a quality score < 10) yields the protein MTQSQTLATPKSSSMSSALDGPNPYQPRSYRIIPSWHRFKSQRDPSTDMPRGELAHWNLSGIKILQCIDAQEHSVDQRRQDEGVQEHEQIEERAELGPGVFNNGGEELFLYHSDLRDRLILGVKKISSSTRPVDERVDRGVVLVGRVVVDIVLVRDEEPTKQERPLHGGWLGKIQPGLAYQVGNDLIVIDDVRQLASSHHSRLGSLQSIVSITH from the exons ATGACCCAAAGCCAAACTCTTGCGACTCCGAAATCTTCGTCGATGTCTTCCGCTCTTGACGGACCGAACCCCTATCAACCCCGCTCCTACCGCATAATTCCCAGTTGGCACCGATTCAAAAGCCAGCGTGACCCATCTACAGATATGCCTCGTGGGGAACTCGCACATTGGAACCTGTCAGGTATCAAGATTCTACAGTGTATAGATGCTCAAGAACACAGCGTTGATCAGAGACGCCAAGATGAAGGGGTCCAAGAACACGAGCAGATCGAAGAACGAGCAGAACTCGGACCTGGAGTCTTCAATAACGGCGGTGAAGAGCTCTTCCTCTATCATAGCGATCTCAGGGATCGGCTCATACTTGGAGTTAAAAAGATCTCCTCATCGACCAGGCCAGTAG ACGAACGTGTTGACCGCGGAGTCGTCCTAGTTGGTCGTGTTGTGGTTGACATTGTACTCGTCCGCGATGAGGAACCAACCAAACAAGAGCGTCCTCTGCATGGAGGGTGGCTTGGGAAAATTCAACCAGGTCTTGCTTACCAAGTTGGAAATGATCTCATAGTTATTGACGATGTCAGACAGCTTGCAAGTTCTCACCACTCTCGTTTAGGTTCACTGCAATCAATTGTTAGCATTACTCATTAA